In Sphingobacteriales bacterium, the DNA window GCAGGGACGATCTTATGGTAACACTAACAAAATTAAAGAGCCAAGTCCCGTAGGGACGGCCTGATAATTTTCGCCACCTTCAATTTCTCACTTCTGCAATAATGAATATCTTCAGACATAGCCGGTAATAACGCTGGCTGATACAAAATGACCATGCCTGTTACTTGTAGAGTACAGCAAGCAACCAGCAATTATTTAAAAGTAATCAGCAGGCATGAAAATTCCGCGACACTGAACGCATCACCCATCACCCATTACTCATCACTCATCACCCACCACCGGACTCTTTGCCATATCAACCGGCAGGACATAATTTTGCAGAAAATAAAAAATGATGAAAAAAGCTTTTTATACAATAGTATTGTTATTGCTGGCAGTTGCCTGTTCCAATTACGGGGAAAAACTTGAATTTAACAAGGGACAGCTTTATTATACGGAAAATGTGAGTAGTGAAGATGCACAGAAACTGGGTGAATATCTTGTAAAAGTTGGTTTTTTCGATGGGAATCCGAAAACCGTTCAGCTCGACAGGCGAAACGACACTTTTCTCTTTCGCATGGTGGTAAAAAAAGAAAAGCAGGACGACAGCAACAGTGTGGTTTTACTTAAGCTTTTTGCCATGAAAATATCGGGTGAAGTTTTCAACGGGAGCCCTGTAAATGCTTATATTTGTGATGACAGGTTGAAAACGGTCAGAGAAATTCGCTACGAGGGTTTTGGGAAAAGAATCAGGATTAAGAACGGGGATCTATATTATACGATGAATGTAGAGGAAGCCGAGGCTCAGAAACTTGCTGATTTCCTGCTTAAAAATCAGTTTTATGGAGACGAGGAAAAATCGGTTCTGATAGACAGAACAGACGGTATTTATCAGTTTAAAATGGTCGTAAAACCGGAATTTCTTGAAAATCCGGGATATGCAGTTCTTGCACAGGCATTTGGATTGAATTTATCGCAATTGGTTTTTGACAACCAGCCGGTTGAAATTCATTTTTGCGACAGCGAAATGAATACAATTAAAATACTAAAGTCGAATTGACTATTTGCTTTTCAGTATTTTAGCCATCGTTTTGCCAATGTCGGCAGGTGATTCCACAACGTGAATGCCACATTCGCTCATGATTTTCATTTTTGCGGCAGCGGTATCATCTTTTCCGCCAATGATAGCACCTGCATGACCCATCCTGCGGCCTTTGGGGGCTGTTTGTCCGGCAATAAAACCAACCACAGGTTTTGTTGCATTTTCTTTGATCCAGTAAGCAGCTTCGGTTTCCATGGTCCCGCCAATTTCACCTATCATGATGATTCCTTCAGTTTCAGGATCATTCATCAGCAGTTTTACGGCTTCGAGGGTAGAGGTTCCGATAATCGGATCACCACCAATACCTATACAGGTTGATTGACCCATCCCTTCCCGTGTAACCTGATTAACGGCTTCATAAGTAAGGGTACCACTTCTCGAAATAATGCCCACACTGCCTTTGCGGTGGATAAAGCCCGGCATGATACCTACTTTTGCCTCTTCCGGAGTGATGACGCCCGGACAGTTTGGCCCGATCAGCCGACAGTTTTTACCTTTCAGGTATTCGTTTACCGTGACCATATCTTTTACAGGAATGCCTTCCGTTATGGCAACAATCACCTCAATCCCGGCATCAGCAGCTTCCATAATGGCATCAGCTGCAAAAGGTGCTGGTACAAAAATCACTGAAACATTTGCCCCTGTTGATTTTACAGCTTGTTCAACCGTATCAAATACCGGCAGACCGAGGTGCTCGCTTCCGCCTTTGCCCGGAGTAACTCCCCCCACTACATTTGTTCCGTATTCTATCATTTGTGTGGCATGGAAGGTTCCTTCACTTCCTGTAAATCCCTGAACGATTACCCGGGAATTTTTGTTGACTAAAACACTCATTGTCGTTGATATTCGATTATTTGATTTTGTGCAAAGGTACTTATTCGGTAATTAATATGACATTTTTGTTTTTGAAAACAATTTCAGCATTTTACCTTTGCATGGATATTATTTATGGATTCAAAATCAGGCATTATTATCAAATCAACCGGTAGCTGGTATCATGTGATGGATAAAGAAGGACTGGTTTACAAATGTAAACTGAGAGGGAAATTCCGGCTGAAAAACCTGAAAGCAACTAATCCGCTTACTGTGGGCGATAGGGTAACATTTCACTGGGATGCTAAGCTGGCTTCAGGGGTAATTGATGAACTGGAAGAGCGGAAAAATTATATTGCCCGAAAATCTTCCAATCTCTCCCGTCAATATCACATCATTGCCGCTAACCTCGACCTTGTCCTGATTACGGCTTCAGTTGTCCGCCCGCAGGTTAGCCCCGGGTTTATTGACCGTTATCTGGTCATTGCAGAAGCCCATGAAATAAAACCTGTTATCATTTTCAACAAAACCGACCTTGCCTTAGAGGGAGAAGCGGCTGACAGGCTTCAGCGTCTGGCAGAGATTTACGGTTCCCTTGGTTATGAGATTTGGCAGGTCTCGGCTAAAACGGGTGAAAATCTTCAGGAACTAAAGTCAAGGATTCATGGGAAGGTTAGCCTGATATCCGGACAGTCGGGTGTCGGAAAAAGCACCCTTTTAAATAAATTCAATCCTTCACTGAATCTGAAAACATGGCAGATTTCTGATTTTACAGGAAAAGGTCAACATGTAACCACCTTTTACGAAATGCATCCGGTAGATGACGATACTTTTGTCATTGATTCTCCGGGTCTGAGGGAGCTTGGATTGTTCGAATTTGAACCTTTTGAAATCAGCCTGTTTTATCCTGAGA includes these proteins:
- the rsgA gene encoding ribosome small subunit-dependent GTPase A, translated to MDSKSGIIIKSTGSWYHVMDKEGLVYKCKLRGKFRLKNLKATNPLTVGDRVTFHWDAKLASGVIDELEERKNYIARKSSNLSRQYHIIAANLDLVLITASVVRPQVSPGFIDRYLVIAEAHEIKPVIIFNKTDLALEGEAADRLQRLAEIYGSLGYEIWQVSAKTGENLQELKSRIHGKVSLISGQSGVGKSTLLNKFNPSLNLKTWQISDFTGKGQHVTTFYEMHPVDDDTFVIDSPGLRELGLFEFEPFEISLFYPEMKKVSGACRFNTCLHLAEPGCAVRQAFENNEIYPERYQSYLKIIEDFKDEKP
- the sucD gene encoding succinate--CoA ligase subunit alpha, which codes for MSVLVNKNSRVIVQGFTGSEGTFHATQMIEYGTNVVGGVTPGKGGSEHLGLPVFDTVEQAVKSTGANVSVIFVPAPFAADAIMEAADAGIEVIVAITEGIPVKDMVTVNEYLKGKNCRLIGPNCPGVITPEEAKVGIMPGFIHRKGSVGIISRSGTLTYEAVNQVTREGMGQSTCIGIGGDPIIGTSTLEAVKLLMNDPETEGIIMIGEIGGTMETEAAYWIKENATKPVVGFIAGQTAPKGRRMGHAGAIIGGKDDTAAAKMKIMSECGIHVVESPADIGKTMAKILKSK